In Perca flavescens isolate YP-PL-M2 chromosome 7, PFLA_1.0, whole genome shotgun sequence, the following proteins share a genomic window:
- the LOC114559323 gene encoding protein-glutamine gamma-glutamyltransferase 5 — MQQSTYTIWGTHDSHCRLKLVDLRVHENHVSHETQGLSKQHLVVRRGKPFKLTLLFRSRSLNPCTEMLVLDVSLGHLSVSFPVQFSDEQSDPQNWSAKIYPGDIQPQSVTIHICSPVQSAVALYNLVVHIETIQNRRSYTVGTFVLLCNPWLKDDPVYMPLDAQIKEYVKSDYGLVFMGTHLNVRQRPWSFGQYEPGVLEACLTLLQVSPQHLRNKDKDFSLRADPVYLSRVICAMVNCNDDLGILEGKWQGGYKDGIEPTEWSGSADILHQWVSSNYSPVRYGQCWVFASVLCTVMRALGIPSRVVTVFNAAHDGDGNLNIEECYSSTGEKLNLNNNDSIWNFHVWVECWMRRPDLGAGFDGWQVVDPTPQERSEGIFCCGPCPVAAVKQRCLRAPYDTSFVYASIDADVIRMIVRNGLVVERKVDTESVGQLICTKSIGSDSPENLTQTYKSKNRGQPTASLRHSASSGHQRSSEVTRACSLQYAVSVVGNVRYTGYTTPQSRQVVGDARGMSPGLEVSLRIDGVPSVGESIVMCVTVKNQSSSPRVLMENLNAQLKQYNRNPQESFWRGRNEVHIQPGEVLLLHHTILPSEYESVLAADDIVNMAVVIKDVRTEERALAMQEFNLRSLKITIEIKGGDSIQIKREHKAQVSFINKLSKTLDGVVLTVEGSGLLQGKQEARMISLQPNEKIEKTVSIMATSPGTKLLMATLSHSNSTNMVSRSFHKVSVITA; from the exons GCACTCACGATAGCCACTGCCGACTTAAGTTAGTCGACTTAAGGGTTCATGAAAACCACGTTTCCCATGAGACACAGGGGCTCAGCAAACAGCACCTGGTGGTGCGACGGGGGAAACCTTTCAAACTGACTCTGCTGTTTCGCAGCCGGTCATTGAACCCTTGCACAGAGATGCTGGTGCTGGATGTTTCGCTAg GCCATCTATCAGTGAGCTTCCCAGTCCAGTTCTCTGACGAGCAATCCGACCCACAAAACTGGTCAGCCAAAATCTACCCAGGCGACATACAGCCTCAGTCAGTCACCATCCACATCTGCTCCCCTGTTCAATCCGCAGTGGCTCTGTATAACCTTGTGGTCCACATAGAGACCATACAGAACAGAAGGAGCTATACAGTGGGAACATTTGTGCTGCTCTGCAACCCTTGGCTCAAAG ATGATCCAGTGTATATGCCACTGGATGCCCAAATAAAAGAGTATGTCAAGAGTGATTACGGTCTGGTTTTTATGGGCACCCATCTAAATGTTAGACAGCGGCCCTGGTCCTTTGGTCAG TATGAGCCTGGGGTCTTAGAGGCGTGTCTGACGCTCCTACAGGTCAGCCCACAGCACCTCAGGAACAAAGACAAGGACTTCAGTCTACGGGCAGACCCTGTTTACCTCAGCAGGGTGATCTGTGCTATG GTAAACTGTAATGATGACCTGGGTATCTTGGAGGGGAAGTGGCAGGGCGGCTACAAAGATGGTATCGAGCCTACAGAGTGGAGTGGCAGCGCCGACATCCTTCACCAGTGGGTCTCGTCCAACTACAGCCCCGTGCGCTATGGACAGTGCTGGGTCTTTGCGTCTGTCCTCTGCACAG tGATGAGAGCGCTGGGAATTCCCTCCAGGGTGGTGACAGTTTTTAATGCAGCCCATGATGGAGATGGCAACCTAAACATTGAAGAATGTTACTCCAGCACAGGAGAAAAGCTCAACCTCAACAATAACGACAGCATTTG GAACTTCCATGTGTGGGTGGAGTGCTGGATGAGGAGACCAGACCTCGGTGCAGGGTTTGATGGCTGGCAGGTAGTGGACCCGACCCCCCAGGAGAGAAGTGAAG GGATATTCTGCTGTGGCCCCTGCCCAGTAGCTGCCGTCAAGCAACGTTGCCTCCGCGCCCCTTATGACACCTCGTTCGTCTATGCCTCTATTGACGCCGACGTCATACGGATGATTGTGCGCAATGGACTGGTGGTGGAGAGGAAGGTGGACACTGAAAGCGTGGGACAGCTGATCTGCACAAAGAGCATTGGCTCAGACAGTCCGGAGAATCTGACGCAGACTTACAAGAGCAAGAACA GGGGACAACCAACAGCCAGTCTAAGACACTCAGCGAGCAGTGGTCATCAGCGGTCGT CTGAGGTCACTCGTGCATGTTCTTTGCAGTACGCTGTATCGGTAGTTGGAAACG tCAGGTATACTGGATATACTACTCCTCAGTCCAGACAAGTGGTTGGTGACGCAC GAGGAATGTCACCCGGTTTGGAGGTATCCCTAAGGATAGATGGGGTGccgtcagtaggggagagcattGTCATGTGTGTGACGGTCAAAAACCAGTCAAGCAGCCCCAGGGTCCTGATGGAAAACCTCAACGCTCAGCTTAAGCAATACAACCGCAACCCACAGGAGAGTTTCTGGAGAGGACGCAATGAAGTGCACATACAGCCGGGTGAAG TTCTGTTGCTCCACCACACCATCCTCCCCTCTGAGTACGAGTCGGTCCTGGCAGCGGATGACATTGTGAACATGGCAGTGGTGATAAAGGACGTGAGGACCGAAGAAAGAGCCCTGGCGATGCAGGAGTTCAACTTAAGATCCCTAAAGATAACCATAGAG ATCAAAGGAGGGGACAGCATCCAGATAAAGAGGGAGCACAAAGCCCAAGTGTCTTTCATCAACAAACTTTCCAAAACTCTGGATGGAGTTGTGCTGACTGTAGAGGGATCTGGCTTGTTACAGGGCAAACAGGAAGCCAG AATGATTTCCCTGCAGCCAAACGAGAAGATAGAGAAGACGGTGTCCATCATGGCAACTTCACCTGGCACTAAACTGCTGATGGCCACTTTATCACACAGCAACAGCACCAACATGGTTTCCAGGAGCTTCCACAAAGTCTCTGTCATTACTGCATGA